A window of Accipiter gentilis chromosome 24, bAccGen1.1, whole genome shotgun sequence contains these coding sequences:
- the MED12 gene encoding mediator of RNA polymerase II transcription subunit 12 isoform X1, whose product MAAFGVLSYEHRPLKRPRLGPPDVYPQDPKQKEDELTALNVKQGFNNQPAVSGDEHGSAKNVNFNPAKISSNFSSIIAEKLRCNTLPDTGRRKPQVNQKDNFWLVTARSQSAINNWFTDLAGTKPLTHLAKKVPIFSKKEEVFGYLAKYTVPVMRAAWLIKMTCAYYAAITETKVKKRHVIDPFIEWTQIITKYLSEQLQKIAEFYRQLPGQGCGSPSGPMPQEVEQALKQWDYNEKLAMFMFQDGMLDRHEFLTWVLECFEKIRSGEDEFLKMLLPLLLRYSGEFVQSAYLSRRLAYFCTRRLAMQLDGAGGHPPHILSAQTGNALPSTPTPQPAAGNPPPSPFSDLLLCPQHRPVVYGLSCILQSIILCCPSALVWHYSLTDSRIKTGSPLDHLPIAPSNLPMPGGNSAFTQQVRAKLREIEQQIKERGQAVEVRWSFDKCQETTAGFTIGRVLHTLEVLDSHSFERSDFSNSLDSLYNRIFGLGPTKDSHEISPDDDAVVALLCEWAVSYKRSGRHRAMVVAKLLEKRQAEIEAERCGDSEVVDEKGSISSGSLSAASAPVFQDVLMQFLDTQAPMLTDPGKENEKVEFFNLVLLFCELIRHDVFSHNIYMCTLISRGDLAMDSHGPRPPSPFDDPAEEHDRKETEGNSGIKLEDTGLSEPMDIDHNSSMLFDDMEKTDFSMFSPPMHCESKASPSPEKPDPEKEAKPLLKDKSVEGMLASLYDQPRHIQYATHFPIPQEESCSHECNQRLVVLFGVGKQRDDARHTIKKITKDILKVLNRKSTAETGGEEGQKRKKSKPEAFPTAEDIFAKFQHLSHFDQHQVTSQVSRNVLEQITSFALGMSYHLPLVQHVQFIFDLMEYSLNISGLIDFAIQLLNELSVVEAELLLKSSDLVGSYTTSLCLCIVAVLRHYHSCLILNQDQMAQVFEGLCGVVKHGMNRSDGSSAERCILAYLYDLYTSCSHLKSKFGELFSDFCSKVKNTIYCNVEPSDSNMLWEPEFMIDTIENPSAHNFTYTNLGKSLNENPANRYSFVCNALMHVCVGHHDPDRVNDIAILCAELTGYCKSLSAEWLGVLKALCCSSNNGTCGFNDLLCNVDVSDLSFHDSLATFVAILIARQCLLLEDLIRCAAIPSLLNAACSEQDSEPGARLTCRILLHLFKTPQLNPCQQDGNKPTVGIRSSCDRHLLAASQNRIVDGAVFAVLKAVFVLGDAELKGSGFSHPGGVDDLMDDELGTRKASGRVVTVETASLDIYAKYVLRSICQQEWVGERCLKSLCEDSNDLQDPVLSSTQAQRLMQLICYPHRLLDNEEGENPQRQRIKRILQNLDQWTMRQSSLELQLMIKQTANNEMNSLLENIAKATIEVFQQSAETSSASSAGNGVNNVSSSASATPANNKSKPILSSLERSGVWLVAPLIAKLPTSVQGHVLKAAGEELEKGQHLGSSSRKERDRQKQKSMSLLSQQPFLSLVLTCLKGQDEQREGLLTSLYSQVQQIVTNWREDQYQDDCKAKQLMHEALKLRLNLVGGMFDTVQRSTQQTTEWAVLLLDIISSGTVDMQSNNELFTTVLDMLSVLINGTLAADMSSISQGSMEENKRAYMNLVKKLRKELGDRQSDSLEKVRQLLPLPKQTRDVITCEPQGSLIDTKGNKIAGFDSIFKKEGLQVSTKQKISPWDLFEGLKHSAPLSWGWFGTVRVDRKVSRFEEQQRLLLYHTHLKPKPRSYYLEPLPLPPEEEEPPTPVALEPEKKAAEPAKADKTSSNPATSTEERKKKQSKTKKRNQSASKTEDFVLGPSRGVSYGVGMPTDLLHHQSGSTMSRLAYGQSPVGLYAQNQPLPAGGPRLDTSYRPVRMPLGKLVQSRPPYSGVLPPGMGSMMGIDPSYKPAVYRQQPPVSQGQILRQQLQAKLQGQGIMGQQPVRQMAPTPSYGALQPSQGYTPYVSHIGLQQHPSQSGTMVPPTYSGQPYQNSHPSSNPALVDPVRQMQQRPSGYVHQQAPGYGHTLGNTQRFPHQSIQQAPMMSGMNHLGPQGVPSGIRPSQILPDQQQQQYLRQQQQQQQQMLRQQQQQQQQQQQQQQQQQQQQPPQPQPQQQPQVSTVPQPQAQGQPPGLGMQALPPQQPIFQRQGLQQTQQQQQTAALVRQLQQQLSNTQTQQNNNPFGRY is encoded by the exons ATGGCGGCCTTCGGCGTCCTCAGCTACGAGCACCGCCCGCTCAAGCGCCCGCGCCTCGGCCCGCCTGACGTCTACCCGCAGGACCCCAAGCAAAAGGAG GATGAGCTGACTGCTCTGAACGTCAAGCAAGGCTTCAATAACCAGCCGGCAGTCTCTGGGGACGAGCACGGCAGTGCCAAGAATGTCAATTTCAACCCAGCGAAG atcagTTCAAATTTTAGCAGTATTATCGCAGAAAAGCTGCGGTGCAATACACTGCCTGACACGGGAAGACGGAAACCCCAGGTGAATCAGAAAGATAACTTTTGGCTGGTGACAGCACGTTCTCAGAGTGCCATAAACAACTGGTTCACAGATCTGGCTGGAACTAAGCCCCTCACTCATCTCGCTAAGAAG GTGCCCATCTTCAGCAAGAAGGAAGAGGTCTTTGGTTATTTGGCGAAATACACGGTTCCAGTAATGAGAGCAGCCTGGCTCATCAAAATGACTTGTGCCTATTATGCTGCCATCACAGAAACCAAGGTGAAAAAACGTCATGTCATTGATCCCTTCATTG AATGGACGCAGATCATCACCAAGTACCTGtcagagcagctgcagaaaatTGCGGAGTTCTATAGACAGCTCCCAGGGCAAGGCTGTGGTTCACCATCTGGGCCAATGCCCCAAGAGGTGGAACAAGCTTTGAAGCAGTGGGACTACAATGAGAAACTAGCTATGTTCATGTTCCAG GATGGCATGCTAGACCGACATGAATTCCTGACATGGGTCCTCGAGTGCTTTGAGAAGATACGGTCAGGAGAAGatgaatttctgaaaatgctcCTACCCCTGCTGCTGCGG TACTCTGGAGAGTTTGTGCAGTCTGCATACCTGTCCAGACGTCTGGCCTACTTCTGCACCCGCAGGCTTGCTATGCAGCTGGATGGTGCTGGTGGGCACCCACCCCACATCCTGTCTGCCCAGACAGGGAATGCTCTTCCTTCAACTCCCACCCCTCAGCCAGCTGCAGGGaatcctcctcccagccctttcAGCGACTTACTGCTGTGCCCCCAGCACAGGCCAGTGGTATATGGGCTCAGCTGCATCCTCCAG AGTATAATTTTGTGTTGCCCAAGTGCCCTTGTGTGGCATTACTCATTGACTGATAGCAGGATAAAGACCGGCTCTCCATTGGACCACCTGCCTATAGCCCCATCCAACTTGCCCATGCCAGGAGGGAATTCCGCCTTTACACAGCAG GTTCGGGCGAAGCTGCGTGAAATTGAGCAGCAGATAAAGGAACGCGGCCAGGCTGTGGAGGTTCGCTGGTCATTTGACAAGTGCCAGGAAACCACAGCAG GTTTCACTATTGGCCGTGTCTTGCACACTTTAGAAGTTCTGGACAGTCACAGCTTTGAAAGATCTGACTTCAGCAACTCTTTGGATTCCTTGTATAACAGGATATTTGGGCTGGGTCCAACCAAAGACAGTCATGAG ATCTCCCCAGATGATGATGCAGTGGTGGCCTTGCTGTGTGAGTGGGCTGTCAGCTATAAACGCTCTGGACGCCACAGGGCTATGGTCGTGGCCAAACTCTTAGAGAAGCGTCAAGCAGAGATAGAGGCTGAG aGATGTGGGGACTCTGAAGTCGTGGATGAGAAGGGCTCCATCTCCTCAGGATCACTCTCAGCAGCCAGTGCTCCTGTCTTTCAGGATGTCCTTATGCAGTTCCTTGACACTCAAGCTCCTATGCTAA CTGATCCTGGGAAGGAGAATGAGAAGGTGGAGTTTTTTAACCTGGTGCTGCTGTTCTGTGAGCTAATCCGACATGATGTCTTCTCTCACAACATCTACATGTGCACACTCATCTCCCGGGGTGATCTTGCCATGGATTCTCATGGGCCTCGCCCACCCTCTCCCTTCGATGACCCTGCTGAGGAGCACGACAGGAAGGAGACGGAGGGAAACAGTGGCATCAAGCTAGAG GACACAGGTCTTTCTGAGCCCATGGACATCGACCATAACTCCAGCATGCTCTTTGATGACATGGAGAAGACAGACTTTTCG ATGTTTTCTCCTCCAATGCATTGTGAATCTAAAGCCAGTCCTTCCCCTGAGAAACCAGATCCTGAAAAGGAAGCAAAGCCTTTGCTGAAGGATAAGTCTGTGGAAGGAATGCTAGCATCCCTGTATGACCAGCCTCGGCACATCCAGTATGCAACACACTTTCCTATTCCTCAG GAGGAGTCTTGCAGTCATGAGTGTAATCAACGGTTGGTAGTTCTTTTTGGGGTTGGAAAACAACGGGACGATGCTCGGCATACAATCAAGAAAATAACTAAAGACATTCTTAAAGTCTTAAACAGAAAAAGCACTGCAGAGACGG GTGGAGAGGAAggccagaagaggaaaaagagcaagccagaagcattcccaacagcTGAAGATATCTTTGCAAAGTTCCAGCACCTTTCTCACTTTGATCAGCACCAAGTCACATCTCAG GTATCTCGCAATGTCTTGGAACAGATCACCAGCTTTGCCTTGGGAATGTCATACCACCTGCCTCTGGTACAGCACGTGCAGTTCATATTTGACTTGATGGAGTATTCGCTCAATATCAGTGGTCTTATCGATTTTGCCATCCAG TTGCTGAATGAACTGAGCGTGGTGGAGGCAGAACTGCTGTTGAAATCCTCCGACCTTGTTGGCAGCTACACCACCAGCTTGTGCCTGTGCATCGTGGCTGTGCTGCGGCACTACCACTCCTGCCTTATATTGAACCAGGACCAGATGGCTCAGGTCTTCGAAGG TCTGTGTGGGGTGGTGAAACATGGCATGAATCGCTCAGATGGCTCCTCAGCAGAGCGCTGTATCCTGGCCTATCTCTACGACCTGTATACCTCCTGCAGTCACCTCAAAAGTAAATTTGGGGAGCTCTTTAG TGACTTCTGCTCCAAGGTGAAGAATACAATCTACTGCAATGTTGAGCCATCTGACTCCAACATGCTATGGGAACCAGAGTTCATGATTGACACTATTGAAAATCCATCTGCACATAACTTTACATACACCAACCTGGGCAAGAGCCTCAATGAAAACCCAGCCAACCGCTACAGTTTTGTCTGTAATGCacttatgcatgtgtgtgtgggaCACCACGATCCAGACAG GGTGAACGACATTGCTATCCTGTGTGCTGAGCTAACTGGCTACTGCAAGTCTCTAAGCGCCGAGTGGCTGGGTGTGCTCAAAGCTTTGTGCTGTTCCTCCAATAATGGGACCTGTGGCTTCAATGATCTCCTCTGCAATGTTGAT GTCAGTGACTTATCTTTCCATGATTCCTTGGCCACCTTTGTTGCCATTCTCATTGCCCGGCAGTGCTTGCTGCTGGAGGACCTGATTCGCTGTGCTGCTATCCCCTCACTCCTCAATGCTG CCTGCAGTGAACAGGATTCAGAACCAGGAGCACGTCTGACCTGCCGGATTTTACTCCATCTGTTTAAGACTCCACAGCTGAACCCATGCCAGCAAGATGGCA ACAAACCCACGGTGGGAATCCGCTCTTCCTGTGATCGTCACTTACTGGCAGCTTCCCAGAATCGTATTGTGGATGGAGCAGTCTTTGCAGTGCTGAAGGCTGTCTTTGTTCTGG GAGATGCAGAACTGAAAGGCTCTGGCTTTTCCCACCCCGGAGGTGTCGATGATCTCATGGATGATGAGCTGGGCACCAGGAAGGCCAGTGGTCGGGTAGTAACTGTAGAAACAGCTAGCTTGGATATTTATGCCAAGTATGTACTAAGGAGTATATGTCAACAG GAGTGGGTAGGTGAGCGATGTCTGAAGTCCCTCTGTGAAGACAGCAATGACTTGCAGGATCCTGTCCTGAGCAGCACACAGGCCCAGAGGCTGATGCAGCTGATTTGTTATCCACACCGGCTGCTGGACAATGAGGAAGGAGAAAATCCTCAGCGCCAGAGGATTAAACGCATCTTACAG AATCTGGACCAGTGGACCATGAGGCAGTCCTCGCTAGAGCTGCAGCTCATGATTAAGCAGACAGCAAACAAT GAGATGAACTCCTTGTTAGAAAATATCGCCAAAGCCACCATTGAGGTATTCCAGCAGTCAGCAGAGACCAGCTCTGCTAGCTCTGCTGGTAATGGAGTCAACAATGTCAGTAGCTCAGCAAGTGCTACGCCTGCCAACAACAAATCCAAACCCATCCTCAG ctccctggagagATCAGGAGTGTGGCTGGTGGCCCCTCTGATTGCCAAGCTTCCAACATCAGTGCAGGGCCATGTGCTGAAAGCTGCTGGAGAAGAACTGGAGAAAGGACAACATTTGGGGTCATCGTCCCGCAAAGAGCGGGACCGCCAGAAGCAGAAGAG CATGTCCCTCCTGAGCCAGCAgccatttctgtcactggtgCTAACATGCTTGAAGGGACAGGATGAGCAGCGGGAAGGGCTCCTTACCTCTCTGTACAGTCAGGTCCAGCAG ATTGTTACGAATTGGCGGGAAGATCAGTACCAAGATGACTGCAAGGCCAAGCAGCTGATGCACGAGGCCCTGAAACTGCGGCTGAATTTG GTGGGAGGAATGTTTGACACAGTTCAGCGCAGTACACAGCAGACGACCGAATGGGCTGTGCTTCTCTTGGACATCATCAGCAGTGGCACCGTAGACATGCAGTCAAACAA TGAGCTCTTCACCACCGTGTTGGACATGCTGAGTGTTCTTATCAATGGCACCCTGGCTGCTGATATGTCCAGCATTTCTCAGGGCAGCATGGAGGAGAACAAGCGGGCATACATGAATCTCGTCAAGAAACTCAGG AAAGAGCTGGGAGACCGACAATCTGACAGCCTGGAGAAGGTGCGACAGCTACTGCCGCTTCCCAAGCAGACCCGAGATGTGATCACCTGTGAACCTCAGGGATCCCTCATTGACACCAAAGGCAATAAAATAGCTGGATTTGACTCCATCTTCAAAAAGGAG GGTTTGCAAGTCTCTACAAAGCAGAAGATTTCCCCTTGGGATCTGTTTGAGGGCTTAAAGCACTCAGCCCCCCTATCATGGGGTTGGTTTGGGACAGTCCGGGTGGATCGCAAGGTGTCTAGAtttgaggagcagcagaggcttCTTCTGTACCACACACACTTGAAACCCAAGCCCCGCAGTTACTACCTGGAGCCGTTGCCACTGCCCCCTGAAGAGGAAGAGCCTCCTACACCCGTGGCTTTGGAGCCAGAGAAGAAAGCTGCAGAACCAGCCAAGGCTGATAAAACAAGCTCCAATCCTGCCACCTCTACTGAAGAACGCAagaagaaacagagcaaaaccaaGAAACGCAACCAATCTGCCAGCAAAACTGAG GATTTTGTGTTGGGCCCTAGCCGAGGGGTTTCATATGGAGTTGGTATGCCTACAGATCTCTTGCATCACCAGTCAGGAAGCACTATGTCGAGGCTGGCTTATGGGCAATCACCAGTGGGTCTCTATGCCCAGAATCAGCCTCTTCCAGCAG gTGGTCCTCGCCTGGATACATCCTACAGACCTGTACGCATGCCACTGGGGAAACTTGTTCAGAGTCGTCCTCCCTATAGTGGTGTGctgcctccagggatggggagcatGATGGGCATTGACCCCTCCTACAAGCCAGCAGTGTACAGACAGCAGCCTCCAGTGTCCCAGGGACAGATACTGAGGCAGCAACTTCAAGCGAAGTTG CAGGGCCAAGGCATAATGGGACAGCAGCCTGTGCGCCAGATGGCTCCAACCCCATCCTATGGAGCACTGCAGCCCTCCCAG GGTTACACACCTTACGTCTCCCACATAGGCCTTCAGCAGCACCCCTCCCAGTCAGGCACAATGGTACCTCCTACCTATTCTGGCCAGCCCTATCAGAATTCCCACCCCAGCTCTAATCCTGCCCTGGTGGATCCTGTTAGACAGATGCAGCAGAGACCAAGTGGCTACGTACATCAGCAGGCCCCTGGCTATGGGCACACCTTGGGCAACACACAGAG GTTTCCTCACCAGTCAATACAGCAGGCCCCCATGATGAGTGGGATGAACCATTTGGGTCCACAAGGAGTCCCTTCAGGAATTCGACCCAGCCAGATACTGcctgaccagcagcagcagcagtacctgaggcagcagcagcaacagcagcagcagatgctgagG cagcagcagcagcagcagcaacagcagcagcagcagcagcaacagcaacagcagcagcagccaccgcaGCCACAACCACAGCAGCAACCCCAGGTCTCCACAGTGCCTCAGCCACAGGCACAGGGCcagcccccagggctggggatgcAGGCTCTTCCCCCCCAGCAGCCCATT TTCCAGCGCCAGGGCCTTcagcagacacagcagcagcagcaaacagctgCTCTGGTTCGACAgcttcagcaacagctttcta ATACACAGACACAGCAGAACAACAACCCGTTTGGACGCTACTGA